In Acidovorax sp. GBBC 1281, a single window of DNA contains:
- the prfA gene encoding peptide chain release factor 1: MKPFLRTQLERYAQRLEELDFLLSREDIMSDMAQYRTISREHAEVTQIAGRYARHQQREADLAGAREMLADPDMAEMAQEEIAAAEAELAQLEEELQRLLLPKDPDDARNAFLEIRAGTGGDESALFAGDLARMYTRYAANVGWKIEILSANENEIGGYKEVVLRVEAGAGDGPSGSGAYGALRFESGGHRVQRVPATETQGRIHTSACTVAVMPEPDEHQAITLNPADLRIDTFRASGAGGQHINKTDSAVRVVHLPTGIVAECQDGRSQHSNKAKALQVLQARIQEKERSERAAKEAALRKGLIGSGDRSDRIRTYNFPQGRLTDHRINLTLYKLLAIMEGDLADVLDALRHAREAEQLAELETTA; encoded by the coding sequence ATGAAGCCCTTTCTCAGAACCCAGCTCGAGCGCTATGCGCAGCGCCTTGAAGAGCTCGACTTCCTGCTCTCGCGCGAGGACATCATGTCCGACATGGCGCAGTACCGCACCATCTCCCGCGAGCACGCCGAGGTCACGCAGATCGCCGGCCGCTACGCGCGCCACCAGCAGCGCGAGGCCGACCTGGCCGGCGCCCGCGAGATGCTAGCCGACCCCGACATGGCCGAGATGGCGCAGGAGGAGATCGCCGCCGCCGAAGCCGAGCTGGCGCAGCTGGAAGAAGAGCTGCAGCGCCTGCTGCTGCCCAAGGACCCCGACGACGCCCGCAATGCCTTCCTCGAAATCCGCGCGGGCACGGGCGGCGACGAGTCGGCCCTGTTCGCGGGCGACCTGGCGCGCATGTACACCCGCTATGCCGCCAACGTGGGCTGGAAGATCGAGATCCTGAGCGCCAACGAGAACGAGATCGGCGGCTACAAGGAAGTGGTGCTGCGCGTGGAGGCCGGGGCTGGTGACGGCCCCTCCGGGTCCGGCGCCTACGGCGCGCTGCGCTTCGAATCCGGCGGCCACCGCGTGCAGCGCGTGCCCGCCACCGAAACGCAGGGCCGCATCCACACCAGCGCCTGCACCGTGGCCGTGATGCCCGAGCCCGACGAGCACCAGGCCATCACCCTGAACCCCGCCGACCTGCGCATCGACACCTTCCGCGCCAGCGGCGCCGGCGGCCAGCACATCAACAAGACGGACTCGGCCGTGCGCGTGGTCCACCTGCCCACCGGCATCGTGGCCGAATGCCAGGACGGGCGCAGCCAGCACAGCAACAAGGCCAAGGCCCTGCAGGTGCTGCAGGCGCGCATCCAGGAAAAGGAACGCAGCGAGCGCGCCGCCAAGGAGGCTGCCCTGCGCAAGGGCCTGATCGGCTCGGGCGACCGCAGCGACCGCATCCGCACCTACAACTTCCCGCAGGGGCGCCTGACCGACCACCGCATCAACCTCACGCTCTACAAGCTGCTGGCCATCATGGAAGGCGACCTCGCCGACGTGCTGGACGCCCTGCGCCACGCGCGCGAGGCCGAGCAACTGGCCGAGCTGGAAACCACGGCCTGA
- a CDS encoding LysE family translocator — translation MTLAHWLVFCGVSLLMCFTPGPAVLLAVSNSVDVGARRTAFSSLGSSAGIFAVSGLAMVGMGTILSLSANAFLVMKVVGALYLIWLGIKRWRSQDALIASDAGLAPAQRRERKNWQLVAQGLGVSLTNPKAILFFSALFPQFIVPGEPLFTQYLLLTTTFAVCALISHAFYVVLISLVKGHVVARAKLFNRIVGGTFMALGVGLLQTRHKLG, via the coding sequence ATGACCCTCGCCCACTGGCTCGTTTTCTGCGGCGTTTCGCTGCTGATGTGCTTCACGCCCGGCCCGGCCGTGCTGCTGGCGGTGTCGAACTCGGTGGATGTCGGGGCGCGGCGCACGGCGTTCAGCTCGCTCGGCAGCTCGGCCGGCATCTTCGCCGTCTCGGGCCTCGCGATGGTCGGCATGGGCACCATCCTCAGCCTGTCGGCGAACGCGTTCCTGGTGATGAAGGTCGTCGGCGCGCTGTACCTGATCTGGCTGGGCATCAAGCGCTGGCGCAGCCAGGACGCGCTGATCGCCAGCGATGCCGGCCTGGCGCCCGCCCAGCGGCGCGAGCGCAAGAACTGGCAGCTGGTGGCGCAGGGGCTGGGCGTGTCGCTGACCAACCCCAAGGCCATCCTGTTCTTCTCGGCCCTGTTCCCGCAGTTCATCGTGCCCGGCGAGCCGCTGTTCACGCAGTATCTGCTGCTGACCACGACGTTCGCCGTCTGCGCGTTGATCTCGCACGCCTTCTACGTGGTGCTGATCTCGCTGGTGAAGGGCCACGTGGTGGCGCGCGCCAAGCTGTTCAACCGCATCGTGGGCGGCACTTTCATGGCGCTGGGCGTGGGCCTGCTGCAGACCCGGCACAAGCTGGGCTGA
- a CDS encoding DUF3772 domain-containing protein yields the protein MAGLLVGLALSHPAAAQDRTAAASAPASAASATAPRAGDPAPRSVDDLRKQLDAVPKKLDPDDDGRKRVNEVYAIGTAAEQLVAQRTEELADLDTRLAGLGPSPEKGAPADSPDVAQQRAGLAKQRAVVDADLKLARLIVVDADQRSADLVRQRRQQFQDALTARIDSPLGPTYWRALRNAWPSDTARLSMLAVEIRQALERAMEPARRATFLGSLAGALLLAVLGNWLAKRVLVRVAPTRLPSGRLRRSLLAAVSVVVHVLLIGLAAQLALSGVDVGDNLGDRLHGLGSTAVRLAIFASFAIGLGHALLSRRRSSWRLPSLSDDLARRLSPYPWWIALVAITSGLITEINTAVGASLAAEVTTQAVTALLVALIAIACLRHLHAPRTAAKDGAAEGGSEPAEAAAAPPRPLWVGLLVACAGFASVATLVLVALGFVALASTLARQMVWSAIVFATAYLLYQLADDVCEAVLSSKGSFGRRLHSGMGIDAGLLDQAAVLGSGVLRVVLFFYMVIALMAPFGTGPDEVFRRGSSLNNGLQVGNFALAPQALLTALAVVAAGFVAIRVLKRWLSDRYFPNTSLEPGMRSSIVSLLGYVGGVLVVAAALAALGISVERIAWVASALSVGIGFGLQAIVQNFISGLILLAERPVKVGDWVVLGDTEGDVRRVNVRATEIQLGDRSTVIVPNSEFITKTVRNMTLTGAPGRVLLRLPAPLDTDAQRMREVILQAFHAHEGIMEDPEPIVQLEGILNGTLTFLAIGYVSNPRNSGGVRSDLLFTILDNLRSAGLALSPPATTSLTHPTPTSPTVAVPQPQGGNGPGTTVV from the coding sequence CTGGCCGGCCTGCTCGTGGGCCTGGCCCTGTCCCACCCCGCGGCGGCGCAGGACCGGACCGCGGCGGCATCCGCCCCGGCCTCAGCCGCCAGCGCCACGGCCCCCCGGGCCGGCGATCCGGCTCCCCGTTCGGTGGACGACCTGCGCAAGCAGCTCGATGCCGTCCCGAAAAAGCTCGATCCGGACGACGACGGCCGCAAGCGCGTCAACGAGGTCTATGCCATCGGCACGGCCGCCGAGCAGCTCGTCGCGCAGCGCACCGAAGAGCTGGCCGACCTGGACACGCGCCTGGCCGGGCTCGGCCCGTCGCCCGAGAAAGGCGCGCCCGCCGACTCCCCCGACGTGGCGCAGCAGCGGGCCGGGCTGGCCAAGCAGCGCGCCGTCGTGGACGCCGATCTCAAGCTCGCCCGCCTCATCGTGGTCGATGCCGACCAGCGCAGCGCCGACCTCGTGCGCCAGCGCCGCCAGCAGTTCCAGGATGCGCTGACCGCCCGCATCGACTCGCCGCTGGGCCCCACCTACTGGCGCGCGCTGCGCAACGCCTGGCCCTCCGACACCGCCCGCCTGTCAATGCTGGCGGTCGAGATCCGCCAGGCCCTGGAGCGGGCGATGGAGCCTGCCCGGCGCGCCACCTTCCTCGGCAGCCTGGCCGGCGCGCTGCTGCTGGCCGTGCTGGGCAACTGGCTGGCCAAGCGCGTGCTGGTGCGCGTGGCGCCCACGCGCCTGCCGTCCGGGCGCCTGCGGCGCTCGCTGCTCGCGGCGGTGTCGGTCGTGGTGCACGTGTTGCTGATCGGGCTGGCGGCGCAACTGGCGCTCAGCGGCGTCGACGTGGGCGACAACCTCGGCGACCGGCTGCACGGCCTGGGCAGCACGGCGGTGCGCCTGGCCATCTTCGCCTCGTTCGCCATCGGCCTGGGGCACGCGCTGCTGTCGCGCCGGCGCAGCTCCTGGCGGCTACCTTCGCTGTCGGACGACCTGGCGCGACGGCTGAGCCCCTACCCCTGGTGGATCGCCCTGGTCGCCATCACCAGCGGACTCATCACTGAAATCAACACCGCCGTGGGCGCCAGCCTCGCGGCCGAGGTGACGACGCAGGCCGTGACGGCGCTGCTGGTCGCGCTCATCGCCATCGCCTGCCTGCGCCACCTGCACGCCCCGCGCACCGCGGCCAAGGACGGCGCGGCGGAGGGCGGCAGCGAACCTGCCGAGGCCGCTGCCGCGCCCCCGCGCCCGCTGTGGGTGGGCCTGCTCGTGGCCTGCGCGGGCTTCGCCTCGGTGGCGACCCTGGTGCTGGTGGCGCTGGGCTTCGTCGCCCTGGCCAGCACGCTGGCGCGGCAGATGGTGTGGAGCGCCATCGTCTTCGCCACCGCCTACCTGCTCTACCAGCTGGCCGACGACGTGTGCGAGGCCGTGCTGTCGTCCAAGGGCAGCTTCGGGCGCCGCCTGCATTCCGGCATGGGCATCGACGCGGGCCTGCTCGACCAGGCGGCCGTGCTGGGCTCGGGCGTGCTGCGCGTGGTGCTGTTCTTCTACATGGTGATCGCGCTGATGGCGCCGTTCGGCACCGGGCCGGACGAGGTCTTCCGGCGCGGCAGCAGCCTCAACAACGGCCTGCAGGTGGGCAACTTCGCGCTCGCGCCCCAGGCCCTGCTCACCGCGCTGGCCGTGGTGGCGGCGGGGTTCGTGGCCATCCGCGTGCTCAAGCGCTGGCTGAGCGACCGCTACTTTCCCAACACGTCGCTCGAGCCCGGCATGCGCAGCTCCATCGTCTCGCTGCTGGGCTACGTGGGCGGCGTGCTGGTGGTGGCCGCGGCGCTCGCGGCGCTGGGCATCAGCGTGGAGCGCATCGCCTGGGTGGCCAGCGCGCTGTCGGTGGGGATCGGCTTCGGGCTGCAGGCCATCGTGCAGAACTTCATCTCGGGCCTGATCCTGCTGGCCGAGCGGCCGGTGAAGGTGGGCGACTGGGTGGTGCTGGGCGATACCGAGGGCGACGTGCGCCGCGTGAACGTGCGCGCCACCGAGATCCAGCTGGGCGACCGGTCCACCGTGATCGTGCCCAACTCGGAGTTCATCACCAAGACCGTGCGCAACATGACGCTGACCGGCGCGCCGGGCCGCGTGCTGCTGCGCCTGCCCGCGCCGCTGGACACCGATGCGCAGCGCATGCGCGAGGTGATCCTGCAGGCCTTCCACGCCCACGAAGGGATCATGGAAGACCCCGAACCCATCGTGCAGCTCGAAGGCATCCTGAACGGCACGCTCACCTTCCTGGCCATCGGCTACGTGAGCAATCCGCGCAACTCGGGCGGCGTGCGCAGCGACCTGCTGTTCACCATCCTGGACAACCTGCGCAGCGCGGGCCTGGCGCTGTCGCCGCCGGCGACCACGTCGCTCACCCACCCCACGCCGACCTCGCCCACCGTGGCGGTGCCGCAGCCCCAGGGCGGCAACGGCCCGGGTACGACGGTGGTCTGA
- the grxD gene encoding Grx4 family monothiol glutaredoxin — translation MSDTQQRIDALVKSNDILLFMKGSASFPMCGFSGRAIQLLKACGVDPKSVATVNVLDDPEIRQGIKEYSSWPTIPQLYVKGEFIGGSDIMMEMYESGELKQVLGTQGE, via the coding sequence ATGAGCGACACCCAGCAACGCATCGACGCCCTCGTCAAATCCAACGACATCCTGCTGTTCATGAAGGGCAGCGCGAGTTTTCCGATGTGCGGCTTCTCGGGCCGCGCGATCCAGCTCCTGAAGGCCTGCGGCGTGGACCCCAAGAGCGTGGCCACGGTGAACGTGCTGGACGACCCGGAGATCCGCCAGGGCATCAAGGAATACAGCAGCTGGCCCACCATCCCGCAGCTCTACGTCAAGGGCGAATTCATCGGCGGCTCGGACATCATGATGGAGATGTACGAGTCGGGCGAACTCAAGCAGGTGCTGGGCACGCAGGGCGAGTGA
- a CDS encoding hemolysin family protein: MTLSQSLFVIGLLIVASAFFSIAEISLAASRRLRLRQMADEGDTRADRVMRMQEQPGDYFTVVQVGQNAVAILGGIVGEGALSPHFTELFAYWLSNARAETAGFLASFTIITSLFILLADLFPKRLGMANPERLALRVSAPMKLLMTVLRPVVWLYSRSADLLFRMLGLSSLRDDRVTSDDILAMMEAGARAGVLAAREQQVIENVFELDTRTVGSAMSQRDRIAYFLRDDPDTVIRARIAEEPFSTYPVCDGDIDHVVGYVDAKDLFQRVLNNQPISLADEGLVRKVLIVPDRLSLSEVLEQFRQVHEDFAVIVNEYSLVVGVVTLNDVMSTVMGDLVMGPADEEQIVRRDENSWLIDGVTPVEDVLRALNLDELPHAEEYETLAGFLMVMLRRVPRRTDSVNWGGYKFEVLDVDSYRIDQIMVSRLQDANGVPIAAASAI; encoded by the coding sequence ATGACCCTGTCCCAAAGTCTCTTCGTTATCGGCCTCCTCATCGTGGCCAGCGCGTTCTTCTCCATCGCGGAAATCTCCCTGGCGGCTTCACGCCGCCTGCGCCTGCGCCAGATGGCCGACGAAGGCGACACCCGCGCCGACCGCGTCATGCGCATGCAGGAGCAGCCCGGCGACTATTTCACCGTGGTGCAGGTCGGCCAGAACGCCGTCGCCATCCTGGGTGGCATCGTGGGCGAAGGCGCGCTCAGCCCCCATTTCACCGAACTGTTCGCCTACTGGCTGAGCAACGCCCGGGCGGAGACCGCGGGCTTCCTGGCGTCGTTCACCATCATCACCTCGCTGTTCATCCTGCTGGCCGACCTGTTTCCCAAGCGGCTGGGCATGGCCAATCCCGAACGCCTGGCCCTGCGCGTGTCGGCGCCGATGAAGCTGCTGATGACCGTGCTGCGGCCCGTGGTCTGGCTCTACAGCCGAAGCGCGGACCTGCTGTTCCGCATGCTGGGGCTGTCATCGCTGCGGGACGACCGGGTGACCTCCGACGACATCCTGGCCATGATGGAAGCCGGTGCCCGCGCCGGCGTGCTGGCCGCGCGGGAGCAGCAGGTGATCGAGAACGTGTTCGAGCTGGACACGCGCACCGTCGGCAGCGCCATGTCGCAGCGCGACCGCATCGCGTACTTCCTGCGCGACGACCCCGACACCGTGATCCGTGCGCGCATCGCGGAAGAGCCCTTCTCGACCTATCCCGTGTGCGACGGCGACATCGACCACGTGGTCGGCTACGTGGACGCCAAGGACCTCTTCCAGCGCGTGCTGAACAACCAGCCCATCTCGCTGGCCGACGAAGGCCTGGTGCGCAAGGTGCTCATCGTGCCGGACCGGCTGTCCCTGTCCGAAGTGCTGGAGCAGTTTCGCCAAGTGCACGAAGACTTTGCGGTCATCGTGAACGAATACAGCCTGGTGGTGGGAGTCGTCACCCTGAACGACGTGATGAGCACCGTGATGGGCGACCTCGTCATGGGCCCGGCGGACGAGGAGCAGATCGTGCGCCGCGACGAGAACTCCTGGCTCATCGACGGCGTGACCCCGGTCGAAGACGTGCTGCGCGCACTGAACCTGGACGAACTGCCCCACGCCGAAGAGTACGAAACGCTGGCCGGCTTCCTCATGGTGATGCTGCGCCGCGTGCCCCGGCGCACCGACAGCGTGAACTGGGGCGGCTACAAGTTCGAGGTGCTGGACGTGGACAGCTACCGCATCGACCAAATCATGGTGTCGCGGCTGCAGGATGCGAACGGCGTGCCCATCGCCGCGGCCAGCGCCATCTGA
- the hemA gene encoding glutamyl-tRNA reductase, which translates to MAVWALGINHTTAPLDLRGRFAFALDQIAPTLQGLRQSLGGASRHPSVETAIISTCNRTEIYCAGNESALDHTLGWLAQSGGVSPALLRSHSYALEDGLVARHAFRVASGLDSMVLGEAQILGQMKDAVRAAETAGALGTTLNQLFQRSFAVAKEVRTSTEIGAHSISMAAAAVRLAGQLFEDLSEIRVLFVGAGEMIELAATHFAAKNPKAIAVANRTLERGEKLATRFGGEVMRLADLPDRLHEFDAVVSCTASSLPIIGLGAVERALKKRRHRPMFMVDLAVPRDIEPEVKALEDIYLYTVDDLAGVVQTAQAHRQAAVAQAEAIIDAGVQSFMHWMDQRSPTGGVVPLIQQLNAQTDEWRALEIARAKKLLAKGEDMDAVLEALSRGLTQKMLHGTLAELRAGDAETRAQTAQTVSRLFLRSQSKTGL; encoded by the coding sequence ATGGCAGTCTGGGCCCTTGGCATCAACCACACGACCGCGCCGCTCGATCTGCGCGGTCGTTTTGCGTTCGCGCTCGATCAGATCGCGCCCACGCTGCAGGGTTTGCGCCAGTCCCTGGGCGGCGCCAGCCGCCATCCCAGCGTCGAGACGGCCATCATCTCCACCTGCAACCGCACCGAAATCTACTGCGCCGGCAATGAATCCGCGCTGGACCACACGCTGGGCTGGCTCGCCCAGAGCGGCGGCGTCAGCCCCGCGCTGCTGCGCTCGCACTCCTACGCGCTGGAAGACGGCCTGGTGGCCCGCCATGCCTTCCGCGTGGCCAGCGGGCTCGATTCCATGGTGCTGGGCGAGGCGCAGATCCTCGGCCAGATGAAGGACGCCGTGCGCGCCGCCGAAACCGCCGGCGCGCTGGGCACCACGCTCAACCAGCTCTTCCAGCGCAGCTTCGCCGTCGCCAAGGAAGTGCGCACCAGCACCGAGATCGGCGCCCACAGCATCAGCATGGCGGCCGCGGCCGTGCGGCTGGCCGGCCAGCTGTTCGAGGACCTGTCCGAGATCCGCGTGCTGTTCGTCGGCGCGGGCGAGATGATCGAGCTGGCCGCCACCCACTTCGCGGCCAAGAACCCCAAGGCCATCGCCGTGGCCAACCGCACGCTGGAGCGCGGTGAAAAGCTCGCCACGCGCTTCGGCGGCGAGGTCATGCGCCTGGCCGACCTGCCCGACCGCCTGCACGAGTTCGACGCCGTGGTGAGCTGCACCGCCAGCAGCCTGCCCATCATCGGCCTGGGTGCCGTGGAGCGGGCTCTCAAGAAGCGGCGCCACCGCCCCATGTTCATGGTCGACCTGGCCGTGCCGCGCGACATCGAGCCCGAGGTCAAGGCGCTGGAGGACATCTACCTCTACACCGTGGACGACCTGGCCGGCGTGGTGCAGACCGCCCAGGCCCACCGCCAGGCCGCCGTGGCCCAGGCCGAGGCCATCATCGACGCGGGCGTGCAGAGCTTCATGCACTGGATGGACCAGCGCAGCCCCACCGGCGGCGTGGTGCCGCTGATCCAGCAGCTCAACGCCCAGACCGACGAGTGGCGCGCGCTGGAGATCGCCCGCGCCAAGAAGCTGCTGGCCAAGGGCGAGGACATGGACGCGGTGCTGGAGGCCCTGTCGCGCGGCCTCACGCAGAAGATGCTGCACGGCACCCTGGCCGAACTGCGGGCCGGCGACGCCGAGACCCGTGCCCAGACGGCGCAGACCGTCTCGCGCCTGTTCCTGCGCTCGCAAAGCAAGACCGGCCTGTAG
- a CDS encoding lytic transglycosylase domain-containing protein, whose amino-acid sequence MSAMKGEAGAVSRRACLVSLSAGPAAWLAAPQAAHAGGQLEEPLIDSVRTALSSAVLNQAPPEPQFGTTEARLLYLRWLGTMSDRLRRRKPDWEVRRDFLQTVWYESKRAGLDVSLVLGLVQVESAFRKFAVSSVGARGYMQVMPFWTRVIGDGDPGKLFHMQTNLRFGCVILRHYLDRERGDLFMTLGRYNGSRGRPQYPDAVFAAQRNWVFQDRITTAAEGLAPAGG is encoded by the coding sequence ATGAGCGCGATGAAAGGCGAGGCCGGGGCGGTTTCGCGCCGGGCCTGTCTGGTGTCCCTGTCCGCCGGGCCGGCGGCCTGGCTGGCGGCCCCCCAGGCCGCCCATGCCGGGGGGCAACTGGAAGAACCCCTGATCGATTCCGTGCGCACTGCCTTGAGTTCCGCGGTGCTCAACCAGGCGCCGCCCGAACCCCAGTTCGGCACGACGGAAGCGCGGCTGCTGTACCTGCGGTGGCTGGGCACCATGAGCGACCGGCTGCGCCGCCGCAAGCCGGATTGGGAGGTGCGCCGGGATTTCCTGCAGACCGTCTGGTACGAGTCCAAGCGGGCAGGGCTCGATGTATCGCTGGTGCTCGGCCTGGTGCAGGTCGAAAGCGCGTTCCGCAAGTTCGCCGTGTCCAGCGTGGGCGCGCGGGGCTACATGCAGGTGATGCCGTTCTGGACGCGGGTGATCGGCGACGGCGATCCGGGCAAGCTGTTTCACATGCAGACCAACCTGCGTTTCGGCTGCGTGATCCTGCGCCACTACCTCGATCGGGAGCGTGGCGATCTGTTCATGACGCTGGGCCGCTACAACGGTAGCCGCGGCCGGCCGCAGTACCCCGACGCGGTGTTCGCTGCGCAGCGCAACTGGGTGTTCCAGGACCGCATCACCACCGCAGCCGAGGGCCTCGCACCGGCCGGTGGGTAG
- a CDS encoding AAA family ATPase: MTTHSLVPQTPALSLPVAQLRNVFHPCDVERKLTRLQDGGSQREYENLRAVYERMLERGPERFQVKPSGVPDMAHLYDQLPNFTEVLDDVKRHVALAQDSRDGLEVTPMLLLGPPGIGKTHFARHLAELLGTGMNLVPMSSMTAGWLLSGSSSQWKGARPGKVFEALVEGEYANPVIVVDEIDKAASDAQYDPLGALYGLLEHDTAQSFTDEFAEVAIDASQVIWITTANDERGIPDPILNRMNVFEVQAPTPEQARAIARNLYQGIRNGHDWGRMLDPEPQSDVLDLLAQMPPREMRRALMTGFGNARLQHRSAVEVGDLPRSAGGKSRIGFLQ; the protein is encoded by the coding sequence ATGACGACACACAGCCTTGTTCCGCAAACGCCGGCCCTGAGCCTGCCGGTGGCCCAGTTGCGCAACGTGTTCCACCCCTGCGACGTCGAGCGCAAGCTCACGCGGCTGCAGGACGGCGGCAGCCAGCGCGAATACGAAAATCTGCGCGCGGTGTACGAACGCATGCTGGAACGCGGGCCCGAACGCTTCCAGGTCAAGCCTTCCGGCGTGCCGGACATGGCCCATCTCTACGACCAATTACCCAACTTCACCGAAGTCCTCGACGATGTGAAGCGCCACGTGGCCCTGGCGCAGGACAGCCGCGACGGGCTCGAAGTCACGCCGATGCTGCTGCTGGGCCCTCCTGGCATCGGCAAGACCCACTTCGCGCGGCACCTGGCCGAGCTGCTGGGCACCGGCATGAACCTCGTGCCCATGAGCTCGATGACCGCTGGCTGGCTGCTGTCGGGCTCGTCCTCGCAGTGGAAGGGCGCGCGGCCCGGCAAGGTGTTCGAGGCGCTGGTGGAGGGCGAATACGCCAACCCCGTCATCGTCGTGGACGAGATCGACAAGGCCGCGAGCGACGCGCAGTACGACCCGCTGGGCGCGCTGTATGGCCTGCTGGAGCACGACACGGCGCAGAGCTTCACCGACGAGTTCGCCGAGGTCGCCATCGACGCGAGCCAGGTCATCTGGATCACCACCGCCAACGACGAGCGCGGCATTCCCGACCCCATCCTCAACCGCATGAACGTGTTCGAGGTGCAGGCGCCCACGCCGGAGCAGGCCCGCGCCATCGCGCGCAACCTCTACCAGGGCATCCGCAACGGCCACGACTGGGGCCGCATGCTCGACCCCGAGCCGCAGTCCGACGTGCTGGACCTGCTCGCGCAGATGCCCCCGCGCGAAATGCGCCGCGCCCTGATGACGGGCTTCGGCAACGCACGCCTGCAGCACCGCAGCGCGGTCGAAGTGGGCGACCTGCCGCGCAGCGCAGGCGGCAAATCGCGCATCGGCTTCCTGCAGTGA
- a CDS encoding Bug family tripartite tricarboxylate transporter substrate binding protein, whose protein sequence is MRLRTCLAAATLACLSVAALAQGFPSRPIRIVIGFPAGGPLDQHARLLTDKLQAVLGQPVVVDYKSGAGGTVGAQDVMKAPPDGHTLMLANTGVMVINPALYSRLPYQTLKDFTPVARTAMQPLALLVNPKLPAKTLPEFIQYARAKPGQVNFGSAGNGGISHLVPEMFKTATGLFMVHIPYRGSAPAFTDLMAGQVQFMAESIPQAAAYHKQGKVRALAVTSRQRNPALPDVPTAIESGLKGFEVVGFYGFLAPAGTPKDVVAKLSDAFGQVLQSPEVRERMVSQGADPAFLGADAFAAFLATEMPRWATAVAQSGAKLD, encoded by the coding sequence ATGCGCCTGCGCACCTGCCTGGCGGCCGCCACCCTGGCCTGCCTGTCCGTGGCCGCCCTGGCCCAGGGCTTTCCCTCCCGCCCCATCCGCATCGTGATCGGCTTTCCAGCGGGCGGGCCGCTGGACCAGCATGCCCGCCTGCTCACCGACAAGCTGCAGGCCGTGCTCGGCCAGCCCGTGGTGGTGGACTACAAGTCGGGCGCGGGCGGCACCGTCGGCGCGCAGGACGTGATGAAGGCGCCGCCCGACGGCCACACGCTGATGCTGGCCAACACCGGCGTGATGGTGATCAACCCGGCGCTGTACAGCCGGCTGCCCTACCAGACGCTCAAGGATTTCACGCCCGTCGCGCGCACCGCCATGCAGCCGCTCGCGCTGCTGGTCAACCCGAAGCTGCCGGCGAAGACGCTGCCCGAATTCATCCAGTACGCACGGGCCAAGCCGGGCCAGGTGAACTTCGGCTCAGCGGGCAACGGCGGCATCAGCCACCTGGTGCCGGAGATGTTCAAGACGGCCACGGGCCTGTTCATGGTGCACATCCCTTACCGCGGCAGCGCCCCGGCCTTCACCGACCTGATGGCGGGCCAGGTGCAGTTCATGGCCGAGAGCATTCCGCAGGCGGCCGCGTACCACAAGCAGGGCAAGGTGCGCGCCCTGGCCGTGACCAGCCGGCAGCGCAACCCGGCGCTGCCGGACGTGCCCACGGCGATCGAGAGCGGGCTCAAGGGCTTCGAGGTGGTGGGCTTCTACGGGTTTCTCGCGCCGGCCGGCACGCCCAAGGACGTGGTCGCCAAGCTGAGCGATGCGTTCGGCCAGGTGCTGCAGTCGCCCGAGGTGCGCGAGCGCATGGTGTCGCAGGGCGCCGATCCGGCCTTCCTGGGAGCGGACGCCTTCGCGGCCTTCCTCGCGACCGAAATGCCACGCTGGGCCACCGCCGTGGCCCAGTCGGGCGCGAAGCTGGATTGA
- the prmC gene encoding peptide chain release factor N(5)-glutamine methyltransferase, with the protein MANASPTLAQALGQAHTLGLARIDAQLLLLHALGRPEAGRAWLLAHDTDAVPPPAMDAFLALCRRRAAGQPVAYLTGRKEFYGLALQVDARVLDPRPDTETLVDWALQVLQPIAAPRVADLGTGSGAIALALQHQRPDAQVLAVDASPAALDVARANAERLGLPVRFVMGDWLSGLGEGAVFDAIVSNPPYIAADDPHLAALTHEPLNALASGADGLDDLRTIAGQALPHLVPGGWLLLEHGWDQAGAVRALLGRAGFAEVQSRTDLAGHARCTGGRRPVAG; encoded by the coding sequence ATAGCAAACGCCTCGCCGACCCTGGCCCAGGCGCTGGGCCAGGCCCACACCCTGGGGCTGGCACGCATCGACGCCCAGCTGCTGCTGCTGCACGCGCTCGGCCGCCCCGAGGCCGGCCGCGCCTGGCTGCTGGCGCACGACACCGACGCCGTGCCCCCGCCGGCGATGGACGCCTTCCTGGCGCTGTGCCGGCGCCGCGCGGCCGGCCAGCCAGTGGCCTACCTGACGGGCCGCAAGGAGTTCTACGGCCTGGCGCTGCAGGTCGATGCCCGCGTGCTGGACCCGCGACCGGACACCGAAACCCTGGTGGACTGGGCGCTGCAGGTGCTCCAGCCCATCGCCGCCCCGCGCGTGGCCGACCTGGGCACCGGCAGCGGCGCCATCGCCCTCGCATTGCAGCACCAGCGGCCCGACGCGCAGGTGCTGGCGGTCGATGCCAGCCCCGCCGCGCTGGACGTGGCCCGCGCCAATGCCGAGCGGCTGGGCCTGCCCGTGCGCTTCGTGATGGGCGACTGGCTTTCCGGCCTGGGGGAAGGCGCGGTGTTCGATGCCATCGTCTCCAATCCCCCCTACATCGCGGCGGACGATCCGCACTTGGCCGCGCTCACGCACGAGCCCCTGAACGCCCTGGCCAGCGGCGCGGACGGGCTGGACGACCTTCGCACCATTGCGGGGCAAGCCCTGCCCCATTTGGTGCCGGGCGGCTGGCTGCTGCTGGAGCACGGCTGGGACCAAGCCGGGGCCGTGCGGGCGCTGCTGGGCAGGGCTGGCTTCGCCGAGGTGCAAAGCCGAACCGATCTGGCAGGCCATGCCCGCTGTACCGGCGGCCGCCGGCCGGTCGCGGGATGA